In one Mycobacteroides chelonae genomic region, the following are encoded:
- a CDS encoding GlxA family transcriptional regulator, whose translation MTRSVVILGFPGVQALDLVGPYEVFSTASQYLTGTPGYDVSLVSSNGTPIATGSGMELVTRPLPDPGAGCDTLVLPGGVGVPAVQRDPAVMEWIRASAHSARRVVSVCNGAFLAAEAGLLDGCRATTHWAIAETLASEFPSVTVDPDPIFIRSSDKTWTAAGVTAGIDLALALVEDDHGAEVAQTVARWLVLYLRRPGGQSQFAAPVWMPRAKRMPIRDVQEAIEAQPGGSHRVPELARLAAMSPRHFTRVFTAEVGEAPSAYVERIRSEAARRQLEETDDTMVVIADRCGFGSAESLRRNFVRRMGVSPDQYRKTFYRTERASL comes from the coding sequence GTGACGCGTTCGGTGGTAATCCTGGGTTTTCCGGGAGTTCAGGCCCTCGACCTGGTGGGGCCCTATGAGGTCTTCTCGACCGCATCCCAGTACCTGACCGGTACCCCCGGCTACGACGTGTCGCTCGTGTCCAGCAATGGCACTCCGATCGCCACCGGTTCGGGTATGGAGTTGGTCACCCGTCCGTTGCCTGATCCCGGTGCGGGATGCGACACCTTGGTCTTGCCTGGCGGCGTCGGTGTGCCCGCGGTTCAGCGGGATCCGGCCGTCATGGAATGGATCCGCGCTTCGGCGCACTCTGCGCGGCGGGTGGTCAGTGTCTGCAACGGGGCGTTCCTGGCCGCGGAGGCGGGCTTGCTGGACGGCTGTCGTGCCACCACGCACTGGGCTATCGCCGAGACGCTCGCAAGCGAGTTTCCCAGCGTCACAGTCGATCCCGATCCGATTTTCATCCGCAGCTCGGACAAGACATGGACGGCGGCCGGGGTGACCGCGGGCATCGATCTGGCATTGGCGCTTGTCGAGGACGACCACGGAGCGGAGGTGGCGCAGACGGTGGCGCGCTGGCTTGTTCTGTATCTGCGCCGTCCGGGTGGGCAGTCGCAATTCGCGGCCCCGGTGTGGATGCCGCGGGCCAAGCGCATGCCGATCCGCGACGTGCAAGAGGCCATCGAGGCGCAGCCCGGCGGATCACACCGAGTGCCCGAGCTGGCTCGTCTGGCCGCGATGAGCCCACGGCATTTCACCCGGGTCTTCACCGCGGAAGTCGGCGAGGCGCCGTCGGCCTATGTGGAACGCATCCGTTCCGAGGCCGCGCGCCGTCAGCTCGAAGAGACCGACGACACCATGGTGGTGATCGCGGATCGCTGCGGGTTCGGATCTGCGGAATCCTTGCGCCGCAATTTTGTTCGCCGCATGGGCGTATCGCCCGATCAGTACCGCAAGACCTTCTATCGCACCGAAAGGGCTTCGTTATGA
- a CDS encoding phytoene desaturase family protein has protein sequence MTDRYDTVIVGGGHNALTAAAYLARAGKRVLLLERLDVLGGAAISAPAFEGVDARLSRYSYLVSLMPRQIIDDLGLDVRLARRKYASYTPDPEDGGRSGFLASTNDFAEFGALCDSVTRPLWDSMLEPLRRRSDIRTGAWEQLIETPIGEVIRAATPNDLQRGVLLTDALIGTFASADDLSLQQNICFLYHQMNPWDVPIGGMGAVTGSLESAARRYGAELRTGAEVLSINPEGEVRYRAGDDERTAIGERVLSGVTPTVLARLLGEDPPEGQPGAQVKVNLLLTRLPRLRDEKVTPEQAFGGTFHINETYTQLENAYRQAQAGAAPDPLPCEIYCHSLADPSILSPELRASGVQTLTVFGLHTPHGLSATREELQTAVLASLNSVLAEPITDVLATDSHGDPCIETKTTADLEHALGMTAGNIFHGGLQWPFAEDDDPLATAAQRWGVDTDHDRILLCGSGSRRGGGVSGLGGYHAAMAVLDAN, from the coding sequence ATGACCGATAGGTATGACACCGTAATCGTCGGTGGCGGACACAATGCCTTGACCGCCGCGGCGTATCTGGCGCGCGCAGGCAAGCGGGTGCTGTTACTGGAGCGGCTCGACGTGCTCGGCGGGGCGGCGATCTCGGCACCAGCATTCGAGGGCGTGGACGCCCGGCTGTCGCGCTACTCATACCTGGTGAGCCTGATGCCGCGGCAGATCATCGATGACCTGGGATTGGATGTACGCCTGGCGCGACGCAAGTACGCGTCGTACACGCCGGATCCCGAGGACGGCGGCCGAAGCGGGTTTCTCGCCAGCACAAATGATTTCGCAGAGTTCGGAGCACTCTGCGATTCGGTCACCCGGCCATTGTGGGACTCGATGCTGGAGCCACTGCGGCGCCGAAGCGACATCCGCACGGGGGCCTGGGAGCAGCTGATCGAGACACCCATCGGGGAGGTGATCCGTGCGGCCACACCCAACGACCTGCAACGCGGAGTCCTGCTCACCGACGCATTGATCGGAACCTTCGCCAGTGCCGATGATCTTTCCCTGCAGCAGAACATCTGCTTCCTGTATCACCAGATGAATCCGTGGGACGTCCCCATCGGTGGCATGGGCGCTGTGACGGGCTCGCTGGAATCGGCCGCCCGACGGTACGGTGCCGAACTGCGCACCGGGGCAGAGGTTTTGTCAATCAATCCCGAGGGCGAGGTGCGCTATCGGGCCGGTGACGATGAGCGCACCGCAATCGGCGAGCGTGTACTCAGCGGCGTCACGCCTACCGTGCTAGCTCGTCTCCTCGGCGAAGATCCACCGGAAGGTCAGCCTGGGGCGCAGGTCAAGGTCAATCTGCTGCTAACCCGCCTGCCGCGCCTGCGAGATGAAAAGGTCACACCGGAGCAGGCTTTCGGCGGCACCTTCCACATCAACGAGACATACACGCAGCTGGAGAACGCCTACCGGCAGGCACAGGCGGGCGCCGCCCCTGACCCGTTGCCGTGTGAAATCTACTGTCATTCACTGGCTGACCCCAGCATTCTGTCACCAGAGCTGCGAGCATCCGGCGTGCAGACATTGACAGTGTTCGGGCTGCACACACCGCACGGACTGTCCGCAACGCGCGAGGAACTGCAGACCGCCGTGCTTGCATCGCTGAATTCGGTACTGGCCGAGCCGATCACCGATGTGCTGGCCACCGACTCGCACGGAGACCCGTGTATCGAGACCAAGACCACCGCCGATCTGGAGCACGCCCTCGGCATGACGGCGGGCAACATCTTCCACGGCGGATTGCAGTGGCCGTTCGCCGAGGACGACGACCCGCTGGCGACCGCCGCACAACGCTGGGGCGTGGACACGGACCACGACCGGATCCTGCTGTGCGGCTCAGGGTCCCGCCGCGGAGGCGGTGTGTCCGGTCTCGGCGGATACCACGCCGCAATGGCTGTACTCGACGCTAACTGA
- a CDS encoding DJ-1/PfpI family protein gives MTQIAIVLYPDFTALDFIGPYEVLRFMPDTEVRFVWHQPGPITADSGVLVIGATHSFEETPAPDVVLVPGGPGTTMAARDEELLEWLRRVHPTTTWTTSVCSGSLVLAAAGLLEGQRATSHWSTLPLLKPFGVTPVGDERIVHADDGGVVTAAGVSAGIDLGLWLAGHIAGEERAKAIQLSIEYDPQPPFDSGHMSKASAATKATATAGLARDTFKPAIITAGAMLLWDGALATVRRKGSRRRSLGTRVDPRPRP, from the coding sequence ATGACTCAAATCGCCATCGTGTTGTACCCGGATTTCACCGCACTGGACTTCATCGGTCCCTACGAGGTGTTGCGCTTCATGCCCGACACCGAAGTCCGCTTCGTCTGGCACCAGCCCGGACCCATCACCGCTGATTCGGGCGTGCTGGTCATCGGTGCCACGCACTCGTTCGAGGAGACCCCCGCACCCGATGTCGTGCTGGTGCCCGGTGGGCCCGGAACGACCATGGCGGCCCGCGATGAAGAGCTACTGGAGTGGTTGCGCCGAGTGCACCCGACGACCACGTGGACCACCTCGGTGTGCAGTGGTTCGCTGGTATTAGCGGCAGCCGGTCTCCTCGAGGGCCAGCGGGCCACCTCGCACTGGTCCACGCTCCCGCTGCTGAAGCCGTTCGGGGTGACCCCGGTCGGTGATGAGCGCATCGTGCATGCGGATGACGGCGGTGTGGTCACCGCGGCGGGGGTGTCCGCGGGTATCGATCTGGGGCTGTGGCTCGCGGGCCACATCGCCGGGGAGGAGCGGGCCAAGGCGATTCAGCTGAGTATCGAATACGACCCGCAGCCGCCCTTCGACTCCGGGCACATGTCCAAGGCCAGTGCCGCGACCAAGGCCACGGCGACCGCCGGGCTTGCCAGGGACACGTTCAAGCCGGCGATCATCACCGCGGGCGCGATGTTGTTGTGGGACGGTGCACTCGCGACGGTGCGCCGGAAAGGGAGCCGCCGCCGGTCGCTCGGCACCCGGGTGGACCCCCGACCTCGACCCTGA
- a CDS encoding citrate synthase: MPVADNNDFATLQYPGGETKLDIVRATEGSDGFALGKLLADTGYTTFDAGFVNTASTKSAITYIDGDAGILRYRGYPIEQLADKSTFIEVSYLLIYGELPTPQQLEDFTTKIQRHTLLHEDLKRFFDGFPRNAHPMPVLSSAANALSAYYQDSLDPHDDAQVELSTIRLLAKLPTIAAYAYKKSVGQPFLYPDNTLTLVENFLRMTFGLPAEPYEVDPEIVRALDMLLILHADHEQNCSTSTVRLVGSSDANLFTSVSGGINALWGPLHGGANQAVLEMLERIRSEGGDTHDFVRRVKNREDGVKLMGFGHRVYKNYDPRARICKEQADKILGKLGGDDQLLEIAKALEEAALTDDYFIERKLYPNVDFYTGLIYRAIGFPTRMFTVLFALGRLPGWIAHWRELHSEPGKIGRPRQIYTGYGERQYP; the protein is encoded by the coding sequence ATGCCTGTGGCCGACAACAACGATTTCGCTACTCTCCAGTACCCCGGAGGCGAAACGAAGCTGGATATCGTCCGCGCGACCGAAGGCTCGGATGGCTTCGCGCTGGGGAAACTGCTGGCTGATACCGGCTACACCACGTTCGATGCGGGGTTCGTCAATACCGCATCGACCAAGAGTGCGATCACCTATATCGACGGCGACGCCGGCATCCTGCGCTACCGCGGGTACCCGATTGAGCAGCTGGCGGACAAGTCCACCTTTATCGAGGTGAGCTACCTGCTGATCTACGGCGAGCTGCCCACCCCGCAGCAGCTGGAGGACTTCACCACCAAGATCCAGCGTCACACCCTGCTGCATGAGGACCTCAAGCGGTTCTTCGACGGCTTCCCGCGTAACGCGCACCCGATGCCGGTGCTTTCCAGCGCCGCGAACGCGCTCAGCGCCTACTACCAGGACTCGCTGGACCCACATGACGACGCGCAGGTCGAGCTGTCCACGATCCGGTTGCTCGCGAAGCTGCCGACCATCGCGGCCTACGCGTACAAGAAGTCCGTCGGGCAGCCGTTCCTGTACCCGGACAACACGCTTACGCTCGTTGAGAACTTCCTGCGGATGACCTTCGGTCTGCCGGCCGAGCCGTACGAGGTGGATCCGGAGATCGTGCGGGCGCTCGACATGTTGCTGATCCTGCACGCCGATCACGAGCAGAACTGCTCGACCTCGACGGTGCGCCTGGTCGGTTCGTCCGACGCGAACCTGTTCACCTCTGTCTCCGGTGGCATCAACGCGCTGTGGGGCCCGCTGCACGGCGGCGCGAACCAGGCGGTGTTGGAGATGCTGGAGCGCATTCGCTCCGAGGGCGGCGACACCCATGACTTCGTTCGACGGGTCAAAAACCGCGAGGACGGCGTCAAGCTCATGGGCTTCGGGCACCGTGTCTACAAGAACTACGATCCGCGTGCGCGCATCTGTAAGGAGCAGGCCGACAAGATCCTCGGCAAGCTCGGCGGGGACGACCAGCTACTCGAGATCGCCAAGGCCCTCGAGGAAGCCGCGCTCACCGACGACTACTTCATCGAGCGCAAGCTGTACCCGAATGTCGACTTCTACACCGGTCTTATCTACCGGGCCATCGGCTTCCCGACCCGCATGTTCACCGTGCTCTTCGCACTCGGGCGACTCCCGGGCTGGATTGCGCACTGGCGTGAGCTCCATTCGGAGCCGGGCAAGATCGGCCGTCCGCGCCAGATCTACACCGGCTACGGGGAGCGTCAGTACCCGTAG
- a CDS encoding MFS transporter encodes MRNADFRRLWLAGVVTVIGAGLTLFAVPVQIYALTHSSAYVGLTGVFGLVPLVVFGLWGGALADRMDRRTLLIITAIGLGVSSVLLWLQAALSVDNVWVVLCLLSVQQAFFAVNSPTRAAAIPRMLPLDQLPAANALNMTVQQFGFIAGPLLAGVLLKWVDLSTLYLIDAIACLAPIWATVRLHRMPPSSASKDLQANTSGLRDVLEGFRYLAGHKIVLMSFVVDLIAMIFGMPRILFPQIAHEGFGDPADGGTVIALLSAAISVGAVIGGVFSGWFHRIDRQGLAVVVSIVVWGLAMVGFGLAAHAPLLWLSLVFLVIGGIADMVSAAFRTTILQSVATDDVRGRLQGVFTVVVAGGPRVADFTHGAAAAVVGTTAAAAGGGALVVVGVIVAALLVPVFVRFRTSDEITAEDASEADQDKVQPQ; translated from the coding sequence CTGCGCAACGCCGATTTCCGGCGTCTGTGGCTGGCCGGGGTCGTCACGGTCATCGGCGCTGGGCTCACGCTGTTCGCGGTCCCGGTTCAGATCTATGCGCTCACCCACAGTTCGGCGTACGTAGGACTGACGGGCGTTTTCGGTTTGGTGCCGTTGGTGGTGTTCGGACTGTGGGGCGGCGCGCTGGCGGACCGGATGGACCGGCGGACCCTACTGATCATTACGGCCATCGGGCTGGGTGTTTCTTCGGTGCTGTTGTGGCTGCAGGCCGCGTTATCCGTCGACAACGTGTGGGTGGTGCTGTGCCTGCTCTCGGTACAGCAGGCCTTCTTCGCGGTGAATTCACCGACGCGCGCCGCGGCGATTCCGCGGATGCTTCCGCTCGATCAGCTGCCGGCCGCGAACGCGCTGAACATGACGGTCCAGCAGTTCGGGTTCATCGCGGGGCCGCTGCTGGCCGGCGTGCTGCTGAAGTGGGTGGATCTGTCCACCTTGTATCTGATTGACGCCATCGCGTGCTTGGCGCCGATCTGGGCGACAGTCCGGCTGCACAGGATGCCGCCGAGTAGTGCGTCAAAAGATCTGCAAGCCAACACTTCTGGCCTTCGTGACGTCCTCGAGGGCTTCCGCTATCTGGCCGGGCACAAGATCGTCCTGATGTCTTTCGTGGTGGACCTCATCGCCATGATCTTCGGGATGCCGCGCATCCTGTTCCCGCAGATTGCCCACGAGGGGTTCGGTGATCCAGCCGACGGCGGCACCGTGATCGCGCTGCTGTCGGCGGCGATATCGGTGGGTGCGGTGATCGGCGGGGTGTTCTCCGGCTGGTTCCATCGGATCGATCGCCAGGGTCTGGCGGTGGTGGTCAGCATCGTGGTGTGGGGGCTGGCGATGGTGGGTTTCGGGCTCGCCGCGCACGCGCCGCTGCTGTGGCTGTCGCTGGTGTTCCTGGTGATCGGCGGCATCGCCGACATGGTGTCGGCGGCCTTCCGGACAACGATCCTGCAATCGGTGGCGACGGACGATGTGCGCGGCCGCTTGCAGGGTGTGTTCACGGTGGTGGTCGCCGGAGGGCCGCGGGTTGCCGACTTCACGCACGGTGCGGCCGCCGCGGTCGTGGGTACGACGGCGGCCGCCGCCGGTGGTGGTGCGCTTGTGGTGGTGGGGGTGATCGTTGCCGCGCTCCTCGTTCCGGTGTTCGTGCGGTTCCGGACGTCGGACGAGATCACAGCGGAGGATGCGAGCGAGGCTGACCAGGACAAGGTGCAGCCCCAGTAG
- a CDS encoding DUF2252 domain-containing protein: MDALTPVDLRRLPRDKQLALGRGLRDQMPRRRLAELPDQPHRDPIAVLAAQNTSRIPSLVPVRRERMSESPFAFYRGAAAVMASDLAGTATTGVPIQICGDAHLSNFGLFASRERALLFDVNDFDETAIGPWEWDVKRLVTSVAILGQEFGMSDDAVRASATKTAAAYRTRMRELAQLSALERFYLKTTALEVLDLVSRLSKSASKLATETVSKASRNTSHRALKKLTATTVDGHYRIVEQQDIAVRVPEVGFSEAAAMVEEYFGSVPEDVVALLACHQFEDAVVRVVGVGSVGTRCYLALLTDADGSPLFLQMKEASASVIEPYFPQELRLDHGRRVVAGQRIMQASGDPFLGYVSSTRRGSFYVRQFRDMKGSVEIASLTDPNDLALYGSLCAMALARAHAQSGVPGVIAGYLGAGADPNTADAAFADFADAYVRVNRADHQRLLDASAEQWLPSC, from the coding sequence ATGGACGCTCTGACGCCAGTGGACTTGCGGCGACTTCCGCGGGACAAGCAGCTTGCTCTGGGCCGCGGGCTGCGTGACCAGATGCCGCGGCGACGCCTCGCGGAACTTCCCGATCAACCGCACCGGGATCCGATCGCGGTGCTCGCCGCGCAGAACACGTCCAGGATCCCGTCGCTGGTTCCGGTGCGCCGCGAGCGCATGTCGGAATCGCCGTTCGCGTTCTATCGTGGGGCGGCCGCGGTCATGGCCTCCGATCTTGCCGGCACGGCAACCACCGGGGTACCGATTCAGATCTGCGGTGACGCACACCTTTCCAACTTCGGGCTCTTCGCCTCGCGTGAGCGTGCGCTGCTGTTCGACGTCAACGATTTCGACGAGACCGCGATCGGTCCGTGGGAATGGGATGTCAAACGACTGGTCACGAGTGTGGCGATTCTCGGCCAGGAATTCGGGATGTCAGACGACGCGGTGCGCGCCAGCGCCACCAAGACCGCCGCCGCCTACCGCACCCGGATGCGCGAATTGGCGCAGCTGTCTGCCCTGGAGCGGTTCTATCTCAAGACGACCGCGCTCGAGGTGCTGGATCTGGTCTCGCGACTGTCCAAGAGCGCGTCCAAGCTGGCAACCGAAACGGTCTCGAAGGCCTCCCGCAACACCTCACATCGTGCGTTGAAGAAGCTGACGGCGACCACCGTCGACGGTCATTACCGAATCGTGGAGCAGCAGGACATTGCGGTCCGGGTCCCGGAGGTGGGTTTCTCCGAAGCCGCCGCGATGGTGGAGGAGTACTTCGGTTCGGTGCCCGAGGACGTCGTAGCACTGCTGGCATGCCATCAGTTCGAGGATGCGGTGGTGCGGGTGGTCGGTGTCGGAAGTGTGGGCACCCGTTGCTATCTCGCTCTGCTCACGGATGCCGATGGGTCGCCGCTGTTCCTGCAGATGAAGGAGGCTTCGGCCTCGGTGATCGAGCCGTATTTTCCGCAGGAGTTGCGGCTGGATCACGGGCGCCGGGTGGTGGCCGGCCAGCGGATCATGCAGGCCAGCGGTGATCCCTTCCTCGGTTACGTGTCCTCGACGCGTCGCGGCAGCTTCTACGTGCGGCAGTTCCGCGATATGAAGGGATCGGTCGAGATCGCCAGTCTCACGGATCCCAACGACCTGGCGCTGTACGGGTCGCTGTGTGCGATGGCGCTGGCGCGTGCCCACGCTCAATCGGGTGTGCCCGGGGTGATCGCGGGCTACCTCGGCGCGGGTGCCGATCCGAATACCGCTGATGCGGCCTTCGCTGACTTCGCCGACGCCTACGTGCGCGTCAATCGTGCGGATCACCAGCGGCTGCTCGATGCTTCTGCGGAGCAGTGGCTGCCGAGCTGCTGA
- a CDS encoding FKBP-type peptidyl-prolyl cis-trans isomerase: MTKPEIDFQPGPAPTELVIKDITVGDGAEAAPGSVVNVHYVGVEFESGEEFDSSWNRGESIEFPLDALIQGWQDGIPGMKVGGRRQLTVPPAQAYGEAGAGHQLSGKTLVFVIDLLGAR; encoded by the coding sequence ATGACGAAACCCGAGATCGATTTTCAGCCAGGTCCAGCGCCCACCGAACTGGTCATCAAGGACATCACCGTCGGTGATGGCGCGGAGGCCGCGCCCGGATCGGTCGTCAACGTTCACTACGTCGGTGTCGAGTTCGAGAGCGGCGAGGAGTTCGACAGCTCGTGGAACCGCGGCGAGTCCATCGAGTTCCCGCTCGATGCGCTCATCCAGGGTTGGCAGGACGGTATCCCCGGCATGAAGGTGGGCGGACGTCGCCAGCTCACGGTGCCGCCGGCGCAGGCCTACGGCGAGGCGGGTGCGGGGCATCAGCTGTCGGGTAAGACGCTGGTGTTCGTGATCGACCTGCTTGGCGCGCGCTAG
- a CDS encoding DHA2 family efflux MFS transporter permease subunit, translating to MEAAVGALSERRKIVILGSCCLSLLIVSMDSTIVNVALPTIRADFGASTSQLQWVIDIYTLGLASLLMLSGAAGDRLGRRKVFHIGLSIFAVGSLLCSVAPTVGLLIAARLLQAVGGSMLNPVALSIISQVFTGRVERARALGFWGAVVGISMALGPIVGGLLIEWVGWRAVFWINLPVCALAFTLTAIFVPESKSATMRDIDPVGQVLAVLFLFGIVFTLIEGPSLGWATPQLIAVLITALVAFAVFLRYESRRRHPFIDLRFFRSVPFASATLTAICACVAWSAFLFTMSLYLQGERHFSAMHTGLVYLPIAVGALVFSPISGRMVGRFGARPSLLAAGALFFTASLLLARVTTATPIWELLVVFAIFGAGFSMVNAPITNAAVSGMPLDRAGAASAVTSTSRQVGVSIGVALCGSIGAPALWFMCAGLGLAIATLGIVSTSPFALRSAQRLAPLIESTASREVSRVG from the coding sequence GTGGAAGCAGCCGTCGGTGCGCTCAGTGAGCGCCGCAAGATCGTCATCCTGGGTTCTTGCTGTCTGAGTCTGCTCATCGTGTCGATGGATTCCACCATCGTGAACGTGGCGCTACCGACCATCCGGGCGGATTTCGGTGCCAGCACCTCGCAGCTGCAATGGGTCATCGACATCTACACCCTGGGGCTGGCCTCGTTGCTCATGCTCTCGGGTGCTGCGGGCGACCGGCTGGGGCGGCGAAAGGTTTTCCACATCGGGCTGTCGATCTTCGCGGTGGGTTCACTGCTGTGCAGCGTGGCGCCCACCGTCGGGTTGCTCATCGCCGCGCGTCTGCTGCAGGCGGTGGGTGGCTCCATGCTCAACCCGGTAGCGCTGTCCATCATTTCGCAGGTCTTTACCGGGCGTGTGGAACGTGCCAGGGCGCTGGGCTTTTGGGGCGCGGTCGTCGGGATATCGATGGCGCTGGGCCCGATAGTCGGCGGGCTGCTGATCGAATGGGTGGGCTGGCGTGCCGTCTTCTGGATCAACCTGCCGGTGTGCGCGCTGGCGTTTACGCTGACGGCTATTTTCGTGCCGGAGAGCAAGTCTGCGACTATGCGCGATATCGACCCGGTGGGGCAGGTGCTCGCGGTGCTCTTCCTGTTCGGCATCGTGTTCACCTTGATTGAGGGTCCGTCGCTGGGATGGGCCACACCCCAGCTCATCGCGGTTCTCATCACCGCGCTGGTGGCGTTCGCGGTGTTCCTCAGGTACGAGTCCCGGCGCCGCCACCCCTTCATCGATCTGCGCTTCTTCCGCAGCGTCCCGTTTGCGTCCGCCACCCTCACCGCGATATGTGCGTGCGTGGCCTGGAGTGCGTTCCTGTTCACGATGTCTCTGTACCTGCAGGGGGAGCGCCACTTCTCGGCGATGCACACCGGTTTGGTCTATCTGCCGATTGCCGTTGGCGCGCTGGTGTTCTCGCCGATATCGGGCCGTATGGTGGGCCGGTTCGGCGCCAGGCCGTCACTGTTGGCGGCGGGCGCGCTGTTCTTCACCGCCTCGCTGTTGCTCGCCCGGGTTACGACGGCGACACCGATCTGGGAGCTCCTGGTGGTCTTCGCCATCTTCGGCGCGGGATTCTCCATGGTGAACGCACCGATCACCAATGCCGCGGTCAGCGGTATGCCGCTGGATCGCGCCGGCGCGGCCTCGGCGGTCACCTCCACGAGTCGTCAGGTGGGCGTAAGTATCGGTGTGGCACTGTGCGGTTCGATCGGTGCACCCGCGCTGTGGTTCATGTGTGCGGGCCTCGGGCTCGCCATCGCTACGCTGGGTATCGTGTCCACGTCACCGTTCGCGCTGCGCTCGGCGCAGCGACTCGCACCGCTCATCGAGAGCACTGCCTCACGGGAGGTTTCTCGTGTCGGATAG
- a CDS encoding MarR family winged helix-turn-helix transcriptional regulator: MASLVLDNRDGWRRTVVEATGLPFSRVRILRRLARHSMTVKGIAEATALDAPAATVAVSDLEQRGLVVRRIDPDNRRCKRVSLTDEGQRLMAVIAEMDDPAPAGLAALSEAELKNLRAILERAASLS, encoded by the coding sequence ATGGCGAGCCTGGTACTTGACAATCGCGATGGTTGGCGTCGGACGGTCGTCGAGGCGACCGGCCTGCCGTTCAGTCGCGTGCGCATCCTGAGAAGGCTTGCGCGACACTCCATGACAGTGAAGGGAATCGCGGAGGCCACGGCACTGGATGCTCCAGCGGCGACGGTCGCGGTGAGCGATCTGGAGCAGCGTGGGTTGGTGGTGCGTCGCATCGATCCCGACAATCGGCGATGCAAGCGTGTGTCGTTGACCGACGAAGGCCAGCGCCTGATGGCGGTCATCGCAGAGATGGACGATCCCGCACCGGCAGGTCTGGCGGCGCTGAGTGAGGCCGAACTGAAGAACTTGCGGGCGATCCTGGAGCGGGCGGCGTCCCTCAGTTAG
- a CDS encoding sensor histidine kinase, giving the protein MRVFSLRTLVAIAALGVMALVVTLGTWVWLGVEDDQNSQLDRRLDSVSSLGAVSSLLNSVISSEGKVDTPDGLVLTARVAGLTKSIPSEVELPLLEPGYANTTINGVEYRVRSFIAPGNIPVAVGAPIAETQRQIDRYHIRILAICGGVLVGTVIVGWVISLIVVSPFRLLAQQARLINAQSNPDDVNVRGVREAVEISEAVEGMLERINTEQEKTKAALETARDFSAVASHELRTPLTAMRTNLEVLSTLNLSEDQRAEILEETVRTQTRIEATLSALERLAQGDLTTEDDHVPVDITELLDRAAHDADRSYPNVEVSLVPSSTILMLGLPAGLRLVIDNAIKNAVRHGGASEVRLSAISTVHGVEIAIDDNGSGIPEAERELVFERFSRGSTASHTGSGLGLALVAQQAELHGGTAALESSPLGGARLVLRLPGH; this is encoded by the coding sequence ATGCGGGTCTTCTCACTGCGCACCCTCGTCGCGATCGCCGCGCTCGGAGTGATGGCACTCGTCGTCACGCTGGGCACCTGGGTATGGCTTGGTGTGGAAGATGACCAGAACAGCCAGCTGGATCGCCGGCTGGACTCGGTGTCCAGCCTGGGTGCCGTCTCCAGCCTGCTGAATTCGGTGATCAGTTCGGAAGGGAAGGTCGACACCCCCGACGGCCTGGTGCTCACCGCCCGTGTGGCCGGGCTGACCAAGTCCATCCCCAGTGAAGTGGAACTACCGCTACTGGAACCCGGCTACGCCAACACCACCATCAACGGCGTCGAATACCGGGTCCGGTCGTTCATCGCCCCGGGCAACATCCCCGTTGCCGTGGGTGCCCCGATCGCCGAGACCCAGCGGCAGATCGACCGGTACCACATCCGCATCCTCGCGATCTGTGGCGGCGTGCTGGTCGGAACCGTGATCGTGGGCTGGGTGATCTCCCTCATCGTGGTGAGCCCCTTCCGGCTGCTGGCGCAGCAGGCCCGTTTGATCAACGCACAATCCAACCCCGACGACGTGAACGTGCGCGGTGTGCGCGAGGCAGTCGAGATCTCCGAGGCGGTCGAGGGAATGCTCGAACGCATCAACACCGAACAAGAAAAGACCAAGGCGGCCCTCGAAACCGCGCGCGACTTCTCCGCGGTGGCCTCACATGAGCTGCGCACCCCGCTCACCGCGATGCGGACCAACCTCGAGGTGCTCTCGACCCTGAACCTCAGCGAGGACCAGCGCGCCGAAATCCTTGAAGAGACAGTGCGTACCCAAACCCGCATTGAGGCAACGCTTTCTGCGCTCGAACGGCTCGCGCAGGGCGACCTGACCACCGAGGACGACCATGTACCGGTCGATATCACCGAGCTGCTGGACCGCGCCGCGCATGATGCGGACCGCAGCTATCCGAATGTCGAGGTGTCTCTGGTCCCCTCGTCGACCATCTTGATGCTGGGGTTGCCCGCCGGGCTGCGGCTGGTGATCGACAACGCGATCAAGAATGCGGTCCGCCATGGCGGCGCATCGGAAGTCCGGCTCTCCGCGATCAGCACCGTGCACGGCGTGGAGATCGCCATCGACGACAACGGCAGCGGTATCCCCGAGGCCGAGCGCGAACTGGTTTTCGAACGGTTCTCCCGCGGCTCCACCGCATCACACACCGGCTCCGGCCTGGGTCTGGCACTGGTGGCACAGCAGGCCGAACTCCATGGCGGCACAGCGGCTTTGGAGTCCAGCCCGCTGGGAGGCGCACGACTGGTGCTGCGCCTCCCCGGGCATTAG